The genomic interval GGGGCATTAATACCATTAACCGGGGCACAGCGCCTATTGTGTTGATAGATGGGATTCAGGTAGCGGCTACCAATTTAAATACCATAGACCTGAATAGTATTGAGCGGGTAGAAGTGGTACAAGGCGCTGCTTCTGCTACGATCTATGGAGCGCAGGGAGCCAATGGGGTAATTCAACTATTTACCAAAAAAGGAAAAAGCGGCCAGTTAAACATTGATGTTTCTTCCAGTGTAGCCAACAATACCTTTTTGAATGTGGGTGATTTGCGTAAGGCCAAATACCATGCGTTTGTAACAGATGCCAGTAATAATGTGATCGGTACGTCTGGTAATCCACTTGTATTAGACCCTGCCACACTGATCTACAGCGAGAATGTGCAGTATAATCCATTAAGTGTGACCAGTGTGCTCAATAAAGAGTACGATCAGAACCTGCGGTATTATGATCATTTTAATTTCTTCTTCAAGCCTGCCAATACCTATAATAATAGTATCTCTCTTTCAGGAGGAAGCGACAAAATAGACTTTATCGTAGGTTTATCCAATAACAGCCAGGAAAGCAATATTGTGGATAACGGAAGCCTTTCCAGAACCAATTTAACCTCCAATCTGGGACTTAAAGTAGCCAAAGGTCTTACCTTCCGCTCCATTACGCAACTAGCCTATACCAAAAGCACTTTGAAAAGCGACGACCGGAATATTATGTTTAGTGTGAACAATGCCCGTCCGTTCGCCAATTTTGAGCAAAAAGACCCCGATGGGGATTATGGTTTTTACTTTGGAGATGCAGTAGGAGTAAACCACTGGAATCCACTATACTATCAGCAGTACACCAATTCAAAGGACAACAAAGTAGATGTGATTCAGAACTTTAATTTAAACTATAAGTTTCCAAAGTTCGTCGAGTTAGATGCAAAATATGGGTTAAACTACCAGCGGCAGGAGCGAATTGTGATTTATCCGAATCAGACGGAAAACAACAACAGTGCCGCTGCGCCGGATAATTACCTTTCAAACTTTGGGATAGATAATACCGGAGAGATTGATAATTATAGTTTCAATAAAACATTCCAGAATTTTCTCGCTACCGCAACCCTGAGTACTGATTTTGCAAAAGATTTCAGCATCAATATTCCGATCAAAACAGTTACCCAACTGGCTTTCGACTGGCGCAATACCAAATATAACCAGTATATCACCTATGGGTTAGGACTGCCCACCTATACCCCTTATACCGCCAGCCAGGCTACGGTTTTCAGAGTTCCTTCCGCAGACCCTACCCGGCAGATCAACGATGTAGAACGGGTGGGCGGCGATTATGCTGAGCCTTTTGTTACCTATGGATACCTGGTAAACCAGCGGCTTGAATTCGGGGACGTCGCAGGTATTTCCGGTGGATTCCGCAGCGATTATTCGTCTGCTTTCGGAGGAGGGTCTAAACCGTTTACTTTTCCAAGAGGAGATGCTTACTTCCGCATATCTAGCCTGGGTTTCTGGGAGAATAGTATAGCTAGTGCCGTACCTGAGTTTAAACTCAGGGTTGCTTACGGAGAAGCTGGCATCCAGCCGAGGCCATTCGACCGCTACCCAACGATCGGAACCAAAAGCCTGGGCAGTAGCAATGCCTTTTATATTCCCTATGCACAAAGCAATCCTGATCTGAATGTGGAAGTATCCAAAGAGCTGGAAGTAGGGACAGATTTCGCCTTTAGTGTATTGAAAAATACTGGCTGGCTGAATAATGTCGGCCTGGAAGTAACTTACTGGAAACGTAGTACAGACAATGCCATTTATGATGTCAATGTAGCACCTTCGGCAGGTATTGGAACCTTGAAAGACAATGCTTTCTCTCTGGAATCCCGCGGCTTACAAGCCTCTTTAAATGCCCAGATTTATAATAGTGCTACCTTTAACTGGAATTTTACCACCAATTTTGGAAAGCAAACGTCAGAGATCACTTCTACCAACGGACAGGAAATTGTGGTGCTTTCCAGTGCCGGCAGTACCAACTATGTATTGAGGGCAGGAGAGAAAATAGGCCAGTTGTATGGATTTATTATTCTCAACCAGGTAGATGCTTTAAAACCAGATGGGACACCTCATATTCCGGTAGATGAACAGGTAAATTATGAAGTAGCCAGCAATGGATATGTAGTGAATACAGCAACCAAACAACCTTTCTTCTCTTCGGGATTATACAGCTTCGGCGATCCGAATCCGAAATTCAATATGTCCTTCATAAACGACCTGACCTTTAAGCGGTTCCTAACCTTATCTTTCCAATTCGACTGGGTACAGGGCAGCCACTTATACAATCAGACCAAAGAATGGATGTACCGCGATGGGATTCACAGCGATTATGAAAAACCTATCACCATAGGAGGCGAAACTGGTGCCTGGACCGCTTTTTACAGAGGGATTTATGCGCAGCGCCAGGCAAATGGTACCAAGAATTATTTCTATGAAGATGCTTCCTTTGTTCGTTTACGGAATATTTCTGTAGGGATAGATCTGACAGGTATTATTAAAATTCCGGCATTCCGGAAGCTCCAGCTTGTTCTTTCCGGACGTAACCTGCTCACCTTTACCGATTATTCAGGCATGGACCCAGAAGCTAGTTCTGGTACAAACAGTTCTGCCTGGGACCGTGGTACAGATCATAATACCATGCCTAATTACCGTTCCTATCAGGTGGGTCTCAATTTTGGTTTTTAACTCCTAACAACGCAACACATGAAACGAACTACTATTCATACTTATATACTTATTCTTTCAGGTATTCTTTTTTCCTGCAAAGATCAGTTAGATATTCAGAATCCTAACCAGCCTGGCCTGGCTAGTGCACAAACTGAGTCTGGGCTTATTTCATTGGCACAGGGGGGAGTGTATGTAAATGGGTTTAAAGAACTCAAATATTATGATGGGGTACCTGGCTATTTCTGGTCTGGCGCGATTGGCTTCCATGAATTAATGGGCGATGTAATAGGCGAAGAAGCCGCTAACCAGTTCGGAAACCAGATTGGCGCCCCTGAATATCTATTGCTGGATAATGGAACCAGGGTAGGAAATCCTAATTCACCTGCCCAGCAGATTGCACTCATCCGTCAGGCCAATGTAAATGCAAACGCCGGGCAAAATACCATTTTCTATGAGTGGGCGTACATGTATGGAATGAATAATGCGATGAATACGGTACTTAATTCCATAGAGCAAGCCAGTTTTTCAGGAGACGCCGAAACAAAGAAGAACACAGTAAAGGCCTGGGCCTATTTCTGGAAAGGGTTTGCTTATTCAAGAATTGGATCAATTTATTATGCCGGCTTAATTAACAATGAGTCAAACAAAACCAATGGAAACTATGTAACTAAAGAGCAAATCATAGCAGAAGCTACTGCAAATTTTGACAATGCAGCCACTATTCTGGGTGCTATCAGCAACCAGGCTGACTATCAGGCCACCTTAGGCAAACTGATCCCGGATTTTAATCAGGTAGGCAAAGGAGGAATACTAGCGCCTGACATGTGGGTACGCAATATCAATACTATGAAAGCAAGAAATATTCTGGTAAATACTACCGTAAAAACGATGACAGCTGCCCAGTGGAATGAGATTCTTACCCTGGCTGGGAATGGTATTACAGCTACTGATCTGGTATTTACCGGCCGTTCTAATGAAAACGGAGATTTCCTTTCAGCCAACGCTGGCACGGTAGCAGCCAAAGCTACAAATAATCCGGGCAGTGGCATTACCTATAAAATCAGCGAAAGACTTATTCAGGATTTTAAACCAGGCGATAAACGACTGGAGAATAACTTTCTGCAGCTGGCAAGCCCCTGGAGAGGGGAGTCTTCCCGTGGCAATTCATTCAATACCAGATGGCAGCTACTGGATGGAGGCAATGGATTACCAGGTGTAGTTGTATTAAGCAACCGTACACCTGGTGAATATGAATTGATCCTGGCCGGTAATTATGAAGAAAATGCACTGATGCTGGCAGAAGCTAAAATATACAGCAACGATATTGAAGGAGGGTTACAGTTGATAGATGAGGTCCGTACCTATCAGGGGGCAGGTTTAACGCCAGTGGCTGGTACAGGCTTATCCCTGGAAGCAGCAAAAGAAGAGCTTCGCCGTGAAAGAAGAGTTACACTGCCATTCAGAGGTCTTTCTTTCTACGATGCCCGGCGCTGGGGGGTAATCGATGATATTTCTCAAGGCGGCGGACGTACAAATGCTATTGTAATCAGTCAGACTGGTCAGTTGAATACCAATGCCACCATCAATTACAACTTCCTCGATTACTGGGATGTGCCAGATAATGAATTAGTCTATAATCCGGCTCAACCGGGAAGTGCTCCTACCAGAAATCCAAAATAAGCAGGATATAGGTGCTTTTCAATAAAACCTCTATTCATAAACACAAAAGCCGTTGTTAGATAGCAACGGCTTTTGTGTTTATGAATGAATAAGGCGATTGGTGGAACAGTAAGGTGTATGTTTGTTCGTTATATTGTGTATAATTTAAAAAGAGATAGAATGGAAGCTATACATTTTCGGTTAGCCACCAATAGCGACAGGAATGTAATTATTGAACTGGTGAAAAGTTCTCTTACTGAATTTAATCTTACCTACAGCCCCGAATCATCAGACCGGGATTTACAGGACATTGAAATGTCTTATATGCACAATGGGGGCACTTTTGAAGTACTTGAGAATGAAGCATCAGAAATAATAGGCACCATAGCGCTGCTGAAAATTGACAATACTATTTGTAAGTTGAGAAAAATGTATGTCCGGAAAAACGAGAGGGGCAAGGGCCTGGGTTCACGGCTGCTAACTCGGATCATTGAAAAAGCCAGGCAATCAGGCTTTAGTCAAATAATACTGGAAACAGAGCATAGTATGAAAGCAGCTATTAACCTGTATAAAAAGTTCGGATTTTCAGCTATTGCCAGCCAGGCTGTTTCCCCACGGTGTGATATAGTGATGAAATTAGATTTATTATGCGAAAAGAAGTGATATTAATTGGTCCGATGGGGGTGGGTAAAACGACTACCGCCCTATTGCTGTCGGAAAAACTGCAGATACAATCGATCGGGTTAGATGATATCCGCTGGTATTATTACTATAAGCAAGGATATAGCATTGCTCACGCAAAGGCATTGCGTCAGGAAAAGGGGTTTAGGAACGGAATTTATCCCTATTGGAAGCCTTTTGAGGCCAGTTCTGTGGTAGCCATGTTAGCAGACTTTCAGGATTGCGTATTTCATTTCGGGGCTGGCCAGTCGGTATATGAAGATCCTGCCTTGTTTGCCAAGGTGCAGGATGCATTAAATAATTGTGAGAATGTAGTTCTGCTGATTCCATCCAGAGACCATGCTGAGTCACTGGCGTACCTGGTAAATCGTTTTAAAGAACGGGGCAAAACACCCGATGAAGACATGGTCGGGTTATTAAAGCTTTTTATCGAACATCCTTCCAATTGGACGCTGGCAAAGC from Rhodocytophaga rosea carries:
- a CDS encoding SusC/RagA family TonB-linked outer membrane protein, encoding MKQTVLLQLVALVLMVYSPNALKAQDRAITGKVTSADDGSTLPGVNVLVKGTTTGTTTNAEGDYSISAPANATLVFSFVGLVAQEVPVGNRTEIDVILASDVQTLSEIVVTGVGVATDKRKLGISVESITAKDLPAAPTASVDQALVGKIAGAQISSTSGTPGADANIVLRGINTINRGTAPIVLIDGIQVAATNLNTIDLNSIERVEVVQGAASATIYGAQGANGVIQLFTKKGKSGQLNIDVSSSVANNTFLNVGDLRKAKYHAFVTDASNNVIGTSGNPLVLDPATLIYSENVQYNPLSVTSVLNKEYDQNLRYYDHFNFFFKPANTYNNSISLSGGSDKIDFIVGLSNNSQESNIVDNGSLSRTNLTSNLGLKVAKGLTFRSITQLAYTKSTLKSDDRNIMFSVNNARPFANFEQKDPDGDYGFYFGDAVGVNHWNPLYYQQYTNSKDNKVDVIQNFNLNYKFPKFVELDAKYGLNYQRQERIVIYPNQTENNNSAAAPDNYLSNFGIDNTGEIDNYSFNKTFQNFLATATLSTDFAKDFSINIPIKTVTQLAFDWRNTKYNQYITYGLGLPTYTPYTASQATVFRVPSADPTRQINDVERVGGDYAEPFVTYGYLVNQRLEFGDVAGISGGFRSDYSSAFGGGSKPFTFPRGDAYFRISSLGFWENSIASAVPEFKLRVAYGEAGIQPRPFDRYPTIGTKSLGSSNAFYIPYAQSNPDLNVEVSKELEVGTDFAFSVLKNTGWLNNVGLEVTYWKRSTDNAIYDVNVAPSAGIGTLKDNAFSLESRGLQASLNAQIYNSATFNWNFTTNFGKQTSEITSTNGQEIVVLSSAGSTNYVLRAGEKIGQLYGFIILNQVDALKPDGTPHIPVDEQVNYEVASNGYVVNTATKQPFFSSGLYSFGDPNPKFNMSFINDLTFKRFLTLSFQFDWVQGSHLYNQTKEWMYRDGIHSDYEKPITIGGETGAWTAFYRGIYAQRQANGTKNYFYEDASFVRLRNISVGIDLTGIIKIPAFRKLQLVLSGRNLLTFTDYSGMDPEASSGTNSSAWDRGTDHNTMPNYRSYQVGLNFGF
- a CDS encoding RagB/SusD family nutrient uptake outer membrane protein, yielding MKRTTIHTYILILSGILFSCKDQLDIQNPNQPGLASAQTESGLISLAQGGVYVNGFKELKYYDGVPGYFWSGAIGFHELMGDVIGEEAANQFGNQIGAPEYLLLDNGTRVGNPNSPAQQIALIRQANVNANAGQNTIFYEWAYMYGMNNAMNTVLNSIEQASFSGDAETKKNTVKAWAYFWKGFAYSRIGSIYYAGLINNESNKTNGNYVTKEQIIAEATANFDNAATILGAISNQADYQATLGKLIPDFNQVGKGGILAPDMWVRNINTMKARNILVNTTVKTMTAAQWNEILTLAGNGITATDLVFTGRSNENGDFLSANAGTVAAKATNNPGSGITYKISERLIQDFKPGDKRLENNFLQLASPWRGESSRGNSFNTRWQLLDGGNGLPGVVVLSNRTPGEYELILAGNYEENALMLAEAKIYSNDIEGGLQLIDEVRTYQGAGLTPVAGTGLSLEAAKEELRRERRVTLPFRGLSFYDARRWGVIDDISQGGGRTNAIVISQTGQLNTNATINYNFLDYWDVPDNELVYNPAQPGSAPTRNPK
- a CDS encoding GNAT family N-acetyltransferase; amino-acid sequence: MEAIHFRLATNSDRNVIIELVKSSLTEFNLTYSPESSDRDLQDIEMSYMHNGGTFEVLENEASEIIGTIALLKIDNTICKLRKMYVRKNERGKGLGSRLLTRIIEKARQSGFSQIILETEHSMKAAINLYKKFGFSAIASQAVSPRCDIVMKLDLLCEKK
- a CDS encoding shikimate kinase, producing MRKEVILIGPMGVGKTTTALLLSEKLQIQSIGLDDIRWYYYYKQGYSIAHAKALRQEKGFRNGIYPYWKPFEASSVVAMLADFQDCVFHFGAGQSVYEDPALFAKVQDALNNCENVVLLIPSRDHAESLAYLVNRFKERGKTPDEDMVGLLKLFIEHPSNWTLAKHIVFTKDKSPSIVCDEVLSITQHL